A single genomic interval of Pyrobaculum arsenaticum DSM 13514 harbors:
- a CDS encoding tRNA (N(6)-L-threonylcarbamoyladenosine(37)-C(2))-methylthiotransferase, with protein MARAYIETYGCWLAKADAEIIRQRLGLVAVERPEDADVVMIYTCAVREDGEVRQLARIRELAGLRKEVVVAGCLAKLRPYTIKSAAPNARLLYPSEVEGGQKREMKVLPRYEGGVIYTVPLQVGCLGNCTFCATKYTRGGAGYVKSANPDDVVRHVKEAVARGAKEIYLTGQDVITYGFDMRWRPGWSLPDLLERILREVEGEYRVRIGMSEPWVFARFADRLLDIVKGDRRVYRYFHLPVQSGSDRVLRAMGRRYTVDEYRELVRKIRKTLGEFAFVATDIIVGFPGEAEDDFWESVKLVEELQLDKVHVARFSPRPFTEAAVMPRQVPDAEKKRRSKILSEVSLRVARLRNGLRVGSRDVVLIDEVDHGLVVGRASDYRQVVVKRGHGDGLIGQYREVQIVAAGAVYLYGDIVE; from the coding sequence GTGGCAAGGGCCTATATAGAGACTTATGGTTGTTGGCTGGCTAAGGCCGATGCGGAGATCATCAGACAGAGACTGGGGCTTGTGGCTGTGGAAAGGCCCGAGGATGCCGACGTGGTGATGATCTATACATGCGCGGTGAGGGAAGACGGCGAGGTTCGCCAGCTTGCAAGAATAAGGGAGCTTGCGGGTCTACGCAAGGAGGTTGTGGTGGCGGGTTGTCTCGCCAAGCTGAGGCCGTATACGATTAAATCCGCAGCGCCTAACGCGCGTCTGTTATACCCCTCTGAGGTGGAGGGTGGGCAGAAGAGGGAGATGAAGGTACTGCCCAGGTACGAGGGCGGCGTCATTTACACGGTGCCTCTACAGGTCGGTTGCCTCGGCAACTGCACCTTCTGCGCTACTAAGTACACGCGGGGTGGCGCCGGCTACGTCAAGAGTGCCAATCCCGACGACGTGGTGCGCCACGTGAAGGAGGCCGTGGCGAGGGGGGCGAAGGAGATCTACCTGACAGGTCAAGACGTCATTACCTACGGTTTCGACATGAGGTGGAGGCCCGGCTGGAGCCTGCCGGATCTCCTGGAGCGGATATTGAGGGAGGTGGAGGGGGAGTACAGGGTTAGGATAGGCATGTCGGAGCCTTGGGTATTTGCGAGGTTTGCAGATCGTCTCCTCGACATTGTTAAGGGCGACCGCCGGGTGTACCGATACTTCCACCTCCCGGTGCAGTCCGGAAGCGATAGGGTGCTTAGAGCGATGGGGCGGAGATACACCGTTGATGAGTATAGGGAGCTTGTGAGGAAGATTAGGAAGACGTTGGGAGAGTTCGCCTTTGTCGCCACCGATATCATAGTCGGCTTCCCCGGCGAGGCTGAGGACGACTTCTGGGAGTCGGTGAAGCTGGTGGAGGAGCTCCAGCTGGACAAGGTGCACGTGGCTAGGTTTAGCCCGAGGCCCTTCACAGAGGCCGCTGTCATGCCTAGACAAGTCCCCGACGCGGAGAAGAAGAGGAGGAGCAAAATCCTGAGTGAGGTCTCTCTTAGAGTGGCCCGTCTGAGAAACGGCCTGCGTGTGGGGAGCCGTGACGTCGTCTTAATCGACGAGGTTGACCACGGGTTGGTTGTCGGCCGCGCAAGCGACTACAGACAGGTGGTGGTGAAAAGGGGCCACGGCGACGGCCTCATTGGCCAGTACAGAGAAGTCCAGATAGTCGCCGCTGGCGCAGTCTACCTCTACGGCGACATTGTAGAGTAG
- a CDS encoding PaREP1 family protein gives MGSPCLRFGKPWKNLSDYKKGRLLEARYGAELALKFLEAGLYRNAAGKAFQAWKALLAAMAADYKEELAKKFRGVRRTRDGKKVSLSDFIIAFMPTGYMLAVAKVLEQLTGKPLSDLTNIALNLHEFQYNGLDEAGVFSRYPSLEYVIDDIRKLVDQVLQLLQQN, from the coding sequence ATGGGGTCGCCCTGTCTGAGGTTCGGCAAGCCTTGGAAAAATCTTAGCGATTACAAGAAGGGCCGTCTCCTGGAAGCCAGGTACGGGGCCGAGTTGGCGTTGAAGTTCTTGGAGGCTGGGCTTTATAGAAACGCGGCTGGCAAGGCGTTTCAAGCTTGGAAGGCGTTGTTAGCAGCCATGGCGGCCGACTACAAGGAGGAACTGGCAAAAAAGTTTAGGGGGGTGCGGAGGACGAGGGACGGCAAGAAGGTGAGCTTATCCGATTTCATAATTGCCTTTATGCCCACCGGCTACATGCTCGCCGTGGCGAAAGTGCTTGAGCAACTCACCGGGAAGCCGTTGTCGGACTTAACGAACATCGCTTTAAACCTGCACGAATTTCAATACAACGGCCTCGACGAGGCTGGGGTCTTCAGCAGATATCCCAGCTTAGAGTACGTAATTGACGATATTAGGAAGCTCGTAGATCAAGT